From one bacterium genomic stretch:
- the coxB gene encoding cytochrome c oxidase subunit II: protein MKQHCKKWAAILLPLIGTTSAFAASSGMTTWLFDPVSPISEQVKNDFWYTMALIMPFMFLAHGLLIYAIVKFRAKPGGKAAKFHENLPLEIAWTAIPTLAIILIAIPAYRLLKAMEVPPKSDLVVEVVGHQFFWEYKYLKYNIGYSEAPIVVPVNSVVTLNGTSVDVIHSWFIPAIGVKFDVNPGKMTHSWFKATKVGHYKGQCAELCGKLHAAMYIDLKVVTQDEFDLWIQQKVREQRIDETVSVVADSAKAMPADSTTKQGK from the coding sequence ATGAAGCAGCATTGTAAGAAGTGGGCAGCAATTTTGCTACCGTTAATCGGCACTACATCGGCATTCGCAGCGAGCAGCGGGATGACGACGTGGTTGTTCGATCCGGTGTCGCCGATCTCGGAACAGGTGAAAAACGATTTTTGGTACACGATGGCGTTAATCATGCCATTCATGTTTCTCGCCCACGGTCTGTTGATTTATGCAATTGTAAAGTTTCGGGCAAAGCCGGGCGGTAAAGCTGCGAAGTTTCATGAGAATTTGCCATTGGAAATTGCATGGACGGCAATTCCCACATTGGCGATCATCCTCATTGCAATCCCAGCGTATCGTTTACTCAAGGCGATGGAAGTACCGCCGAAGAGCGATTTGGTGGTTGAGGTCGTCGGTCATCAGTTCTTCTGGGAGTATAAATATCTCAAGTACAACATTGGATATTCCGAAGCGCCGATTGTCGTTCCCGTGAACTCGGTAGTGACATTAAATGGAACCAGTGTCGATGTGATTCACAGTTGGTTCATTCCAGCGATTGGTGTGAAGTTCGATGTGAATCCGGGAAAGATGACGCACAGTTGGTTCAAGGCAACTAAAGTCGGACACTACAAGGGGCAATGCGCTGAGTTGTGCGGAAAACTGCATGCAGCGATGTACATCGATCTTAAAGTGGTGACACAGGATGAGTTCGATCTTTGGATACAACAAAAAGTGCGTGAACAGAGAATCGACGAAACTGTAAGTGTTGTAGCGGATAGTGCTAAGGCAATGCCAGCCGACTCGACAACGAAGCAAGGGAAATAA